From the genome of Ornithobacterium rhinotracheale, one region includes:
- a CDS encoding DNA polymerase III subunit delta', whose amino-acid sequence MTIHETIKNQFSKALEKGTISHALLLDGKAGFGTLPLAKWMAKQLLCSNQNDSCVHKVDSLQHPDLHFCYPVASAKDTSLTTYQEEWIQFNKETPYGSLFEWMELIASEKKQGGINVSQINEIIHVLNLNSYEGGNKVMLIWNADTMNTQSANKLLKILEEPPKKTFFILITEHYNELLPTITSRCQRIQVPRLSEAELASILFEKYEIDQATAEQFAKSAYGDMAVAVEQIESKTEEFEELFIDWVRYAFMAKSKLSALQKIHEWSMNIGSWNSREKQKLFLTYCIDIFRQALLQNYGSQNLVNMPLQKNNFKWESFAQYIHGANIEAILQEINEAHYHIERNALGKLVFLDLAIKMTRHLHTRETA is encoded by the coding sequence ATGACCATACACGAAACTATCAAAAATCAATTTTCTAAAGCTTTAGAAAAAGGAACCATTAGCCACGCACTCCTACTCGACGGAAAAGCGGGGTTCGGAACCTTGCCTTTGGCTAAATGGATGGCAAAACAATTGCTTTGTTCTAATCAAAATGATTCGTGTGTGCACAAAGTGGACTCGCTGCAACATCCTGATTTGCATTTTTGTTACCCCGTAGCGAGTGCCAAAGACACTTCGCTCACCACTTACCAAGAAGAGTGGATTCAATTTAATAAAGAAACTCCTTATGGCTCTTTGTTTGAATGGATGGAACTCATCGCAAGTGAGAAAAAACAAGGCGGAATCAATGTGAGCCAAATCAATGAAATTATTCATGTTTTAAACTTAAATAGTTACGAAGGGGGCAACAAAGTCATGCTGATTTGGAATGCAGATACTATGAATACGCAATCGGCCAATAAGCTTTTAAAAATCTTAGAAGAACCACCGAAAAAAACATTTTTCATTCTCATTACGGAGCATTACAACGAGCTGCTGCCTACGATTACTTCTCGTTGCCAGCGAATCCAAGTGCCGAGATTGTCGGAGGCAGAATTGGCAAGTATTTTATTTGAAAAATATGAGATAGACCAAGCCACCGCTGAGCAGTTTGCCAAAAGTGCGTATGGAGATATGGCTGTAGCGGTAGAACAAATCGAATCCAAAACCGAAGAGTTTGAGGAGCTTTTCATCGATTGGGTGCGCTATGCTTTTATGGCTAAAAGTAAATTGAGTGCTTTGCAAAAAATTCACGAGTGGAGCATGAATATCGGTAGCTGGAACAGCCGAGAAAAACAAAAATTATTTCTTACTTATTGCATAGACATCTTTAGACAAGCTTTGTTGCAAAACTATGGCAGCCAAAACTTGGTGAATATGCCTTTGCAGAAAAATAATTTTAAATGGGAAAGTTTCGCTCAATACATTCACGGGGCAAATATCGAAGCGATTCTCCAAGAAATAAACGAAGCGCATTATCACATAGAGCGAAATGCGCTTGGCAAATTGGTTTTTCTAGATTTGGCGATAAAAATGACTCGCCATTTGCACACAAGGGAAACGGCTTAG
- the gmk gene encoding guanylate kinase — MNSGKLIIFSAPSGAGKTTLVKHLLKTRNDLAFSISCATRAPRKGEVDGVDYYFLPPEEFKQKVANNEFVEWEEVYKNHCYGTLKSEIERIWNAGKNVVFDIDVMGGINLKKQFSNKALSIFVQPPSVETLAQRLRDRNTDSPEKLEMRIAKATKELEFAKDFDIILVNDDLYVAKKEVNQIVENFISK; from the coding sequence ATGAACAGCGGAAAACTCATCATATTTTCAGCACCTTCTGGAGCGGGCAAAACCACTTTGGTAAAACACCTCCTTAAAACAAGAAACGATTTGGCTTTCTCTATTTCATGTGCTACGCGTGCTCCACGCAAGGGCGAAGTAGACGGCGTGGATTATTATTTTTTGCCCCCCGAAGAATTTAAACAAAAAGTGGCTAATAATGAATTCGTAGAATGGGAAGAAGTCTACAAAAACCACTGCTACGGCACCTTAAAATCAGAAATTGAGCGCATTTGGAACGCAGGAAAAAATGTAGTTTTTGACATTGATGTGATGGGCGGAATCAATCTTAAAAAACAATTTAGCAACAAAGCTCTTTCTATTTTCGTGCAGCCACCGAGCGTGGAAACTTTGGCTCAACGACTACGCGACCGCAATACCGATTCTCCTGAAAAATTGGAAATGCGCATTGCCAAAGCTACCAAAGAACTAGAATTTGCCAAGGATTTTGACATCATTCTAGTAAACGATGACTTGTATGTTGCCAAAAAAGAAGTAAACCAAATTGTAGAAAATTTTATTTCTAAATAA
- a CDS encoding ABC transporter ATP-binding protein, which produces MAIKVENLTKMYATQKALNAVSFDLGEGCILGLLGPNGAGKTTLMKSLVGVVLPSEGSVSIDGLVVSENQVQIARKIGYLPENNPLYYEMYVREYLTFVANIRNLSPQKVDDVVERVGLTPEQNKKIGQLSKGYKQRVGLAQAIIHEPEILILDEPTNGLDPNQILEIRELIKQVGQGKTVIVSTHIMQEVEALCDRILVLNKGQKAADCTLSEFKQNYQSLEEAFYQKTK; this is translated from the coding sequence ATGGCGATAAAAGTAGAAAATCTGACGAAAATGTATGCTACACAAAAGGCACTAAATGCAGTTTCTTTTGATTTAGGAGAAGGTTGTATTTTGGGCTTATTGGGGCCAAACGGGGCAGGGAAAACCACCTTGATGAAAAGCCTTGTGGGGGTGGTTTTGCCTAGTGAGGGATCAGTTTCGATAGATGGCTTGGTTGTGAGCGAAAATCAGGTGCAAATTGCCAGAAAAATTGGGTATTTGCCAGAAAATAATCCGCTGTATTATGAGATGTATGTGCGTGAGTATTTAACCTTTGTGGCAAATATTAGAAATCTATCGCCGCAGAAAGTAGATGATGTGGTGGAACGAGTAGGGCTCACACCCGAGCAGAACAAGAAGATAGGGCAGTTGTCTAAGGGGTATAAGCAGAGAGTGGGGCTGGCGCAAGCCATCATTCATGAGCCAGAAATTTTAATTCTGGACGAGCCAACCAATGGGCTGGATCCCAATCAAATTTTAGAAATTCGAGAACTTATCAAACAAGTAGGGCAGGGAAAAACCGTGATTGTTTCTACTCACATTATGCAAGAAGTAGAGGCCCTTTGCGATAGAATCCTTGTGCTGAACAAAGGGCAAAAGGCAGCAGATTGTACTTTGTCTGAATTTAAACAAAACTACCAAAGCTTGGAAGAAGCTTTTTACCAAAAAACCAAATAA
- a CDS encoding 1-deoxy-D-xylulose-5-phosphate synthase, which produces MLLDKIQFPEDLKQIPTHQLPKLAEEIRDFILDIVSTKEGHLGASLGVVELSIALHYFYDTPHDSLLWDVGHQAYVHKLLTGRKSDFDTLRQLNGMSGFPSRAESEYDLFGVGHSSTSISAITGMAYADKLKGEKKKHVAVIGDASIASGMAFEGLNHLGDTDLDVCIILNDNDIGIDPSVGALKSVFNHPENAKAFFESLGFQYLGGINGHDFEALFKALNWAKNIKTPKIIHIKTIKGKGFAQAEKDQVLWHAPGKFDKISGERVKTKSAKTYPQILGESLLKIFEEKPNICAITPAMLTGSALIDLKQKFPDRVIDVGIAEQHAVTFSAGLACQNMIPFCVIYSTFLQRAYDQVIHDVALQSLPVIFCIDRAGLVGNDGATHHGYFDIAFMNAIPHMIVACPIDEHELKQMLSLAVQLKQPMSIRYPKSAISNQDLGIEKVKCFKSKILKKGEKIAVLSTGTIGQNISKIIQNTDFAWVHFPFVKPLDTQALDSILKKYKKIVCVEEGIKSGGFGESVASYATSQAYNGKIIIKALPDEFVTHGGTDELLHLHGLSAQALSDFFSEL; this is translated from the coding sequence ATGCTTTTAGATAAAATCCAATTTCCCGAGGATTTGAAACAAATCCCCACGCACCAACTTCCAAAGTTGGCTGAGGAAATTCGTGATTTTATTTTAGATATTGTGTCCACCAAGGAGGGGCATTTAGGTGCGAGCCTTGGGGTGGTGGAGCTCAGCATTGCATTGCACTATTTCTATGACACGCCACACGATTCACTTTTGTGGGATGTGGGACACCAAGCCTATGTGCACAAGCTACTCACGGGACGAAAATCAGATTTTGACACCTTGCGACAGCTCAATGGCATGAGCGGTTTCCCCAGCCGAGCAGAAAGCGAATACGATTTGTTTGGCGTGGGACATTCTTCCACCAGCATTTCGGCGATTACAGGCATGGCTTATGCCGATAAACTAAAGGGCGAAAAGAAAAAACATGTGGCTGTGATTGGTGATGCATCTATTGCATCGGGCATGGCTTTTGAGGGGCTTAATCATTTAGGTGACACGGATTTAGATGTTTGCATTATCCTAAACGATAACGACATAGGCATCGACCCTTCGGTAGGTGCTCTGAAGTCGGTCTTTAATCACCCAGAAAATGCCAAGGCTTTTTTCGAATCGCTTGGATTTCAATATTTAGGCGGCATTAACGGGCATGATTTCGAGGCTTTGTTTAAAGCCTTGAATTGGGCCAAAAATATCAAAACGCCGAAAATTATTCATATCAAAACTATCAAAGGCAAGGGCTTTGCCCAAGCCGAAAAAGACCAAGTGCTATGGCATGCGCCTGGAAAATTTGATAAAATTTCAGGCGAAAGGGTTAAGACTAAATCTGCCAAAACTTACCCGCAAATCTTAGGCGAATCTTTACTTAAAATTTTTGAAGAAAAGCCTAACATTTGCGCCATAACGCCCGCCATGCTCACGGGAAGCGCATTGATAGATTTAAAACAAAAATTCCCAGACCGCGTCATAGATGTCGGCATTGCAGAACAACATGCCGTTACTTTTTCAGCGGGATTGGCTTGCCAAAATATGATTCCGTTTTGTGTGATTTATTCCACTTTTTTGCAACGAGCTTATGACCAAGTGATTCATGATGTGGCGTTGCAATCCTTGCCCGTGATTTTCTGCATCGACCGAGCAGGGCTTGTGGGAAACGACGGAGCCACACATCACGGCTATTTCGATATTGCCTTTATGAACGCTATTCCGCACATGATTGTGGCTTGCCCGATTGATGAGCACGAACTTAAACAAATGCTTTCGCTGGCGGTGCAACTTAAACAGCCAATGAGCATTCGCTATCCAAAATCTGCGATTTCAAACCAAGATTTAGGTATAGAAAAAGTAAAATGCTTTAAATCTAAAATTTTAAAAAAAGGTGAAAAAATTGCTGTTTTAAGCACAGGAACCATTGGGCAAAATATTTCAAAAATCATTCAAAATACGGATTTTGCTTGGGTGCATTTCCCATTTGTAAAACCACTGGACACGCAAGCATTAGATTCCATTTTGAAAAAATATAAAAAAATCGTTTGTGTAGAAGAAGGTATAAAATCGGGCGGCTTTGGCGAATCGGTGGCAAGCTATGCGACAAGCCAAGCCTATAACGGAAAAATAATCATTAAAGCTCTGCCCGATGAATTTGTAACGCATGGCGGCACCGATGAATTGCTGCACCTCCACGGGCTTTCGGCGCAGGCACTTTCAGATTTTTTCTCAGAATTATAA
- the rpmI gene encoding 50S ribosomal protein L35: MPKQKTKSGAKKRFKLTGSGKIKRKHAYKSHILTKKETKQKRNLTKMGLVDQADVNSVKRQLGLK; the protein is encoded by the coding sequence ATGCCAAAACAAAAAACAAAATCAGGTGCTAAAAAGCGTTTCAAACTTACAGGAAGTGGAAAAATTAAGCGTAAACATGCTTACAAAAGCCACATCTTAACTAAGAAAGAAACTAAGCAAAAGAGAAATCTTACCAAAATGGGTCTTGTAGACCAAGCTGATGTAAACAGTGTAAAACGCCAATTAGGATTAAAATAA
- the rplT gene encoding 50S ribosomal protein L20, translated as MPRSTNSVASRRRRKKIIKLAKGYFGRRKNVWTVAKNAVEKAMVYAYRDRRQKKRNFRSLWIQRINAGARQYGMSYSKFMGALKSNNIELNRKVLADLAMNHPEAFKAIVDKIK; from the coding sequence ATGCCAAGATCAACCAATTCAGTAGCGTCAAGAAGAAGACGCAAGAAAATTATCAAATTAGCGAAAGGATATTTCGGACGCCGCAAAAATGTATGGACTGTTGCTAAAAACGCAGTTGAAAAAGCAATGGTGTATGCTTACAGAGACCGTCGTCAAAAGAAAAGAAATTTCCGTTCGCTTTGGATTCAAAGAATTAACGCTGGTGCTAGACAATACGGAATGTCTTATTCTAAATTCATGGGGGCTCTTAAAAGCAACAACATTGAGCTTAACAGAAAAGTGTTAGCTGATTTAGCAATGAATCACCCAGAAGCTTTCAAAGCAATTGTAGATAAGATCAAATAA
- a CDS encoding RteC domain-containing protein has protein sequence MEQYFEKVFQDIHREEEKVTLDVATVIPEALEMIHYLSKILEDARVYILERGFNNEQEEIHFFRNIKPKIYGKLMYYNRIYKMEIIRPTTKGKIYEDYFTKEKKRLKSRHNHFLKTNPFYIYYHSGRTDEDHKYFLRSSFNFQEGLENHAFDLDRRFSTYYDYLTARIISRELFYEYLHFRTTTQFDKIANENHRSIRWTESKAALVELIYALHAAKAISSGQISLNKIAVTCQALFKIELQDIHHTFHRMKSRSGSRTLFLNQLVNSLETYMDKNI, from the coding sequence ATGGAACAGTATTTTGAAAAAGTCTTTCAAGACATCCACAGAGAAGAGGAAAAGGTAACACTAGATGTAGCAACCGTTATCCCTGAAGCATTGGAAATGATTCATTATTTATCCAAGATTTTAGAAGATGCAAGAGTATATATCCTTGAAAGAGGATTTAATAATGAACAAGAAGAGATTCATTTCTTCAGAAACATCAAACCTAAGATTTACGGAAAGTTAATGTATTACAATCGTATTTACAAAATGGAAATCATTCGTCCTACTACAAAGGGCAAAATTTATGAAGACTATTTCACGAAAGAGAAAAAGCGATTAAAAAGCAGGCATAACCATTTTCTAAAAACAAATCCTTTCTATATTTACTATCACTCTGGTAGAACTGACGAAGACCATAAATATTTTTTAAGGTCTTCTTTTAATTTTCAAGAAGGATTAGAAAATCACGCTTTTGATTTAGATCGACGATTTTCAACCTACTACGACTATTTGACTGCTAGAATTATTAGTAGAGAATTATTTTACGAGTATCTCCATTTTCGTACCACCACACAATTTGATAAAATAGCCAATGAAAACCATCGTTCTATCCGTTGGACAGAAAGTAAAGCTGCTCTAGTCGAGCTTATCTATGCACTACATGCTGCAAAAGCCATCTCAAGCGGACAAATTAGTTTAAATAAAATCGCCGTAACTTGTCAAGCTTTATTTAAGATTGAATTACAAGATATTCATCACACTTTTCACCGTATGAAAAGTCGTTCAGGTTCAAGAACCTTATTTTTAAATCAATTAGTCAATTCCTTGGAAACTTATATGGATAAGAACATCTAA
- a CDS encoding YicC/YloC family endoribonuclease, with amino-acid sequence MIQSMTGFGKSEVSFENASYTIDIKSLNSKNLDLNIRLPLDLKDKELEIRKIVIESLNRGKIDVFVNHTHNGVAKTHQLNTPLIKEYIEQFKAIDERLSVDTLFKSAMKMPDVYVQEQTEISEEDWNKFTGELQEALNQLKKFRSDEGKVLAEDFKLRIHKILNLLSQVPNFEHERITNIKERMQKGLNEIKEVDLNRFEQELIFYLEKLDITEEKVRLKNHCEYFLKNIESAESNGKKLNFICQEIGREINTLGSKSNHAEMQKLVIKMKDELEKIKEQVLNVL; translated from the coding sequence ATGATTCAGTCTATGACCGGATTTGGAAAATCCGAAGTAAGTTTTGAAAACGCTAGCTATACGATTGACATTAAATCTCTGAATAGCAAAAATTTAGACCTAAATATAAGATTACCTCTAGATTTAAAAGATAAAGAACTAGAAATAAGAAAAATCGTGATCGAGTCGCTCAATCGTGGGAAAATAGATGTTTTTGTAAACCATACCCACAACGGCGTTGCCAAAACTCACCAATTAAACACACCTTTGATCAAGGAATATATTGAGCAATTCAAGGCTATTGATGAACGCCTTTCGGTGGATACGCTTTTTAAATCTGCTATGAAAATGCCTGATGTGTATGTGCAGGAACAAACAGAAATCTCGGAAGAGGATTGGAATAAATTCACTGGTGAATTGCAAGAGGCTCTCAATCAGCTTAAAAAATTCCGTAGTGATGAAGGAAAAGTTTTGGCTGAGGATTTTAAATTAAGAATCCATAAAATTTTGAATTTATTGAGCCAAGTTCCTAACTTTGAGCATGAACGCATTACCAACATTAAGGAAAGAATGCAAAAAGGCTTAAACGAAATCAAAGAAGTGGATCTAAACCGATTTGAGCAAGAATTGATTTTCTACCTTGAAAAATTGGACATTACCGAAGAAAAAGTTAGATTGAAAAACCATTGCGAATACTTTTTAAAAAACATTGAAAGTGCAGAAAGCAATGGAAAAAAACTAAATTTCATCTGTCAAGAAATCGGTCGAGAAATCAATACGCTCGGCTCAAAATCCAATCATGCCGAAATGCAAAAATTGGTGATTAAAATGAAAGATGAACTAGAAAAAATCAAGGAACAAGTGCTCAATGTGCTTTAA
- a CDS encoding Gfo/Idh/MocA family protein, producing the protein MKKISIYGIFACIFALIFSCAEQRVATTPAKKGGISPIVLPVPERAPGQTDVINLVTPKLETVRVGFVGLGMRGPGAVERFTQIPGTEIVALCDIEKNRVEKGQEILDKAGKKRAAEYYGFAEAYKKMCKRDDIDLIYIVTDWKHHVPIALYAMEHGKHVAIEVPAAMNMKDIWALIDTSERTRKHCMMLENCVYDFFELTTLNMAQQGVFGEVLHTEGSYIHNLKDFWKAYYKNWRLEYNKEFRGDVYPTHGIGPACQLLDIHRGDRMKYLVSMDTKPVNGPQAWKDMFGKEAKDFKNGDHTVTMIRTENGKTIQIQHNVVTPRPYSRMYQLTGTKGFANKYPVQGYALEEVSEDVNPDHEKLDAHGFVSEEMKKALMAKYKHPILVELEERAKKVGGHGGMDYIMDYRLVYCLQNGLPLDMDVYDLAEWSCLTELSAISIENGSAPVAIPDFTRGAWKKVKGYRHAFADDWAKK; encoded by the coding sequence ATGAAAAAAATTAGCATTTATGGCATTTTTGCATGTATTTTCGCGTTGATTTTTAGTTGTGCCGAACAAAGAGTAGCCACCACTCCAGCCAAAAAAGGAGGTATTTCACCAATTGTTTTACCCGTTCCTGAGCGAGCTCCAGGGCAGACAGATGTCATCAACCTTGTAACTCCGAAACTAGAAACCGTGCGTGTGGGCTTTGTGGGCTTGGGAATGCGTGGCCCTGGTGCCGTAGAGCGATTTACACAAATCCCTGGGACAGAAATTGTAGCACTCTGTGATATTGAAAAAAATAGAGTGGAAAAAGGGCAGGAAATCCTTGATAAAGCAGGTAAAAAGAGAGCTGCAGAATACTATGGCTTTGCCGAGGCTTACAAAAAAATGTGCAAGCGAGATGATATTGATTTAATCTATATTGTAACCGATTGGAAACACCATGTGCCTATCGCACTCTATGCCATGGAGCACGGAAAGCATGTGGCAATTGAGGTGCCAGCTGCAATGAATATGAAAGATATTTGGGCACTCATCGATACCTCAGAGCGCACCCGCAAGCACTGTATGATGCTGGAAAACTGCGTGTACGATTTCTTTGAGCTTACCACGCTTAATATGGCACAGCAGGGCGTGTTTGGTGAAGTGTTACACACCGAGGGGTCATACATTCATAATTTAAAAGACTTCTGGAAAGCTTATTACAAAAATTGGAGATTAGAGTATAATAAAGAATTCCGCGGAGATGTTTACCCCACTCACGGAATCGGGCCAGCTTGTCAGTTGCTAGACATTCACCGAGGCGACCGTATGAAGTACCTCGTATCTATGGATACAAAGCCAGTAAACGGTCCACAAGCGTGGAAAGATATGTTTGGCAAAGAGGCCAAGGATTTTAAAAATGGAGACCACACCGTGACAATGATTCGCACAGAAAACGGAAAAACAATCCAAATCCAGCACAATGTGGTAACGCCACGCCCGTATTCCAGAATGTATCAGCTTACAGGTACCAAAGGCTTTGCCAACAAATACCCAGTGCAAGGCTATGCCCTTGAAGAAGTGAGCGAAGATGTAAACCCAGACCACGAGAAGCTCGATGCCCACGGCTTTGTATCAGAAGAGATGAAAAAAGCCTTAATGGCTAAATATAAGCACCCAATCCTTGTGGAATTAGAAGAAAGAGCTAAAAAAGTAGGAGGTCACGGAGGTATGGACTATATTATGGATTACCGTCTAGTTTACTGCCTGCAAAACGGGCTTCCGCTTGATATGGATGTTTATGACTTGGCTGAATGGTCTTGCTTAACAGAGCTTTCTGCCATCTCTATTGAGAATGGAAGCGCACCCGTAGCCATTCCAGATTTTACGCGTGGAGCGTGGAAAAAGGTGAAAGGCTACCGACATGCTTTTGCCGATGATTGGGCAAAAAAATAA
- the glgX gene encoding glycogen debranching protein GlgX, which produces MITHIGNSFKLGATLEPEGVNFCIFSPRATSVELLLFDDVNDVTPTIIDLDPVENKSYYYWHIFVPGLKENQLYGYRINGTYDPDRGYYFDASKVLVDPYAKAIVGEYDRRDATIFGKSNIKKCLKSAVINDDSFDWENDAFPNHELTSCIVYELHVAGFTKNPNSELDEKIRGTYRGLIEKIPYIKDLGVTAVELMPVFAFDEQDAPEDRKNYWGYSPINFFAVHAPYASTAKPQEIVDEFKAMVKAFHAANIEVYLDVVYNHTTENDGRNNGPTLCFRGIENSSYYMMSHDFHFLNFTGTGNTMNANHSVVRRMITDSLNYWVEKMHIDGFRFDLASVLSRDEHGNPLYNSPILWSIDSNPILSRTKIIAEPWDAAGLYQVNNFSGDRWIIWNDKFRDAIRRFVKGDAGQVEKIVNRIMGSPYEVKPRHKLFSPELSLNFVTCHDGFTMNDLVSYNTKHNFDNGEDNRDGHNENHSWNCGVEGYTDDPKIVKLRHKQVKNFFSLLLLSQGTPMITMGDEILRTQYGNNNAYCQDKPLAWMDWSLLEKNKEIYRFVRNLIRLTKQFKVFSKDFDYLKRENPTSPYIRFHGVKLNEVDTSFDSRALSCEIVAPKYGEHVFVIMNMYWEPLSFELPKNKRFHKVFDTENDFEVCDVYGDFICPPRTVAFVTAKSRLLKQMHQTKSLL; this is translated from the coding sequence ATGATTACACACATCGGAAATTCGTTTAAACTTGGGGCTACATTAGAGCCTGAAGGTGTGAATTTTTGTATATTCTCTCCCAGAGCCACCTCGGTAGAGCTTTTACTTTTTGACGATGTAAACGATGTTACGCCCACCATTATAGACCTAGATCCCGTAGAAAATAAGTCTTATTATTATTGGCATATTTTCGTGCCAGGGCTCAAGGAAAATCAATTGTATGGCTACCGAATCAACGGAACTTATGATCCCGACAGGGGATATTATTTCGATGCCTCAAAGGTTTTAGTCGATCCATATGCCAAGGCAATCGTGGGAGAATATGACCGTAGAGATGCCACTATTTTTGGTAAAAGCAATATAAAAAAATGTTTGAAAAGTGCCGTCATAAATGACGATTCTTTTGACTGGGAAAACGATGCATTTCCTAATCATGAATTAACCTCATGCATTGTTTATGAGTTGCATGTCGCTGGATTTACCAAAAATCCTAACTCTGAATTAGACGAAAAAATCCGAGGAACTTATCGTGGATTAATCGAGAAAATTCCATATATCAAGGATTTAGGTGTTACGGCGGTAGAGCTGATGCCTGTCTTTGCATTTGATGAGCAAGATGCACCAGAAGATAGGAAAAACTATTGGGGATACTCTCCGATTAATTTCTTTGCCGTGCATGCACCATATGCTTCAACTGCTAAACCTCAAGAGATTGTAGATGAATTTAAAGCAATGGTAAAGGCATTTCATGCTGCCAATATTGAGGTGTATCTCGATGTAGTCTATAATCATACAACCGAAAATGATGGGCGAAATAATGGTCCAACTTTATGTTTCCGTGGTATAGAAAATAGTTCATATTATATGATGAGCCATGATTTCCATTTCCTAAACTTTACAGGAACCGGAAACACCATGAATGCCAATCATTCGGTGGTGCGTAGAATGATTACCGATTCGCTAAATTATTGGGTAGAAAAAATGCATATAGATGGATTTAGGTTTGATTTAGCCTCTGTTTTGTCGCGCGATGAGCACGGAAATCCTTTGTATAATTCACCTATTTTGTGGTCAATTGATTCTAATCCTATTTTGTCCAGAACTAAAATTATAGCCGAGCCTTGGGATGCGGCAGGATTATATCAAGTAAATAATTTTTCGGGAGATCGCTGGATTATTTGGAACGATAAATTTCGAGATGCCATTCGCCGATTTGTAAAAGGAGATGCGGGACAAGTCGAAAAAATCGTTAATCGCATCATGGGAAGCCCTTACGAAGTAAAACCACGACACAAATTATTTTCGCCAGAATTAAGCCTAAATTTTGTAACCTGTCACGATGGTTTTACCATGAACGATTTGGTGTCATACAATACCAAACATAATTTTGATAATGGAGAAGATAACCGAGATGGGCACAATGAGAATCACAGCTGGAACTGTGGCGTAGAGGGATATACCGATGATCCTAAGATTGTAAAATTACGACACAAGCAAGTGAAAAACTTTTTTTCGCTTTTGCTCCTTTCGCAAGGAACTCCGATGATCACCATGGGAGATGAGATTCTGCGCACGCAATATGGTAACAACAATGCGTATTGCCAAGACAAGCCCCTTGCTTGGATGGATTGGAGTTTACTAGAAAAAAATAAAGAAATTTATCGTTTTGTAAGGAATTTAATCCGTTTAACAAAGCAGTTTAAGGTGTTTTCTAAAGACTTTGATTATTTAAAAAGAGAAAATCCTACATCTCCATACATTCGTTTTCACGGAGTGAAGCTAAATGAAGTAGACACAAGCTTTGATAGCCGAGCTCTTTCCTGCGAAATTGTTGCTCCCAAATATGGCGAGCATGTTTTTGTGATTATGAACATGTACTGGGAGCCACTTTCGTTTGAATTGCCAAAAAATAAACGATTTCACAAGGTTTTTGATACAGAAAATGACTTTGAAGTTTGCGATGTGTACGGGGATTTTATCTGCCCGCCAAGAACCGTCGCTTTTGTGACAGCAAAATCAAGATTGCTCAAACAAATGCACCAAACGAAATCTCTGCTCTAA
- a CDS encoding helix-turn-helix domain-containing protein: protein MKLITIEENQWLQLRQEIQFIKAYIQKQSQSTEIIDQLWLNNHEVCQYLHLSEKTLWRMRQNNEITYAKVHGQYFYTLGSIRQLMEFNVIKSTADYLESLTQKAHSYVQKGRHIK, encoded by the coding sequence ATGAAATTAATCACTATTGAAGAGAACCAATGGCTACAATTACGCCAAGAAATACAATTTATAAAAGCGTACATCCAAAAACAATCCCAATCGACAGAAATCATTGACCAATTATGGCTCAATAACCACGAAGTATGTCAATACCTCCATTTAAGCGAGAAAACTCTTTGGCGTATGCGACAGAACAATGAAATCACCTATGCTAAAGTTCATGGACAATACTTCTACACTTTAGGAAGTATCCGACAGCTTATGGAATTTAATGTGATAAAAAGTACAGCGGATTACTTAGAAAGTCTAACTCAAAAAGCACACTCGTATGTTCAAAAAGGAAGACATATTAAGTAA